One Ranitomeya imitator isolate aRanImi1 chromosome 1, aRanImi1.pri, whole genome shotgun sequence DNA window includes the following coding sequences:
- the LOC138652748 gene encoding putative nuclease HARBI1 isoform X3, producing the protein MDLHAMFHIHEKSAQQKLLQPESNPNQKHRERIFRPRISLFGLNEEEVRSRYRFSTEVILELYEQIQQDIEPNCERNHAVPGMVKLLSALHYFSSASFQGTVSALSGISQPSFSRHLTQVLKAINKLTPHYIVFPSDKAAIQTVKDGFYKMSSFPKVMGIIDCTHVALSPPTEDIYRNSKNFHSLNVQMVCDSEMRILNLVAGYPGSTHDSYILKHSSLHTILASGNLPEGWILGDDAYPLTEWLLTPIKDPKTKVEKQYNTAHKAAYSVIGRTFGSLKSRFRCLDRSGGVLQYSPEKGAQIILACCILHNLAVIRKLDVDIVDDLETPPPVPPVSKDENTQAGKLTRTKVINRYFT; encoded by the exons ATGGATCTCCATGCCATGTTTCACATACATGAAAAGAGTGCACAGCAAAAACTATTACAGCCAGAATCCAATCCCAACCAGAAGCACAGAGAACGCATTTTTAGACCACGGATATCCCTTTTTGGATTAAATGAAGAAGAAGTTAGGTCTAGGTATCGCTTTAGTACTGAGGTTATCCTTGAGTTATACGAACAGATTCAGCAAGATATAGAGCCAAACTGTGAAAGAAATCATGCCGTACCAGGAATGGTGAAACTGCTTAGTGCTCTACATTACTTTTCGTCTGCATCGTTTCAGGGCACAGTTTCCGCTCTCTCCGGCATATCCCAGCCTAGTTTCAGCCGCCATTTAACACAGGTCCTGAAGGCCATAAACAAGTTAACGCCACATTATATTGTTTTCCCGTCAGATAAAGCAGCTATACAAACAGTGAAGGATGGCTTTTATAAAATGTCATCTTTTCCTAAAGTCATGGGAATCATTGACTGTACACATGTTGCTCTGTCACCTCCAACAGAAGATATTTACAGAAACAGTAAGAATTTCCACTCCCTAAATGTCCAGATGGTATGTGACTCTGAGATGAGGATTCTTAATTTGGTAGCAGGATACCCTGGATCCACCCATGATTCCTATATCCTAAAACATTCCAGTTTGCATACAATTTTGGCTTCCGGAAACCTTCCCGAGGGTTGGATTTTGG GCGATGATGCGTATCCATTGACCGAGTGGCTGTTGACACCAATTAAAGACCCTAAAACCAAAGTAGAAAAACAGTACAACACTGCCCACAAGGCCGCTTACTCAGTCATCGGACGCACTTTTGGGTCACTAAAAAGTCGCTTCCGATGTCTTGATCGATCTGGGGGTGTTCTCCAGTATTCTCCAGAAAAAGGAGCGCAGATTATCCTGGCGTGCTGCATTCTGCATAACTTGGCTGTCATTCGGAAACTAGATGTTGATATCGTGGATGATCTGGAAACGCCGCCTCCTGTGCCGCCCGTGTCAAAAGATGAAAACACACAAGCCGGAAAACTGACCAGAACTAAAGTCATTAACAGATACTTCACAT